The Bacillota bacterium LX-D genome has a window encoding:
- a CDS encoding TetR/AcrR family transcriptional regulator produces MKQDAETKNQSEKILLAAFHCISSKGYANVSLRDIANEAGVVLSQLNYYYKNKEGLFTEVIKLMAQKYLREVEQCLQKGDVPKDKISSLIKYFREMLKSNPALFRMLYDLTGLALWSSSFKDLLCNLFKGLSDLIEKHILHDIPMKENLERYSPKSIARMILGAMLGTAIQVILDSEEENLPQALNAVEIIFE; encoded by the coding sequence ATGAAACAAGACGCAGAAACGAAGAATCAGTCAGAAAAAATCTTACTTGCAGCCTTTCACTGCATATCATCAAAAGGTTACGCTAATGTCTCTTTAAGAGATATTGCTAATGAAGCAGGTGTAGTTTTAAGCCAACTAAATTATTACTACAAGAATAAAGAGGGTTTGTTTACAGAAGTTATCAAACTGATGGCACAAAAATATTTAAGGGAAGTAGAGCAGTGTTTACAGAAAGGGGATGTCCCTAAAGATAAAATTTCTTCTTTAATAAAATATTTTCGGGAAATGTTAAAAAGTAATCCTGCACTTTTTCGCATGCTATATGACTTAACAGGCCTAGCCCTCTGGTCTTCTTCTTTTAAAGATTTGCTGTGTAACCTTTTTAAAGGTCTATCTGATTTGATAGAAAAACACATTTTACATGACATCCCAATGAAGGAGAATTTAGAGAGATATTCTCCTAAGTCTATAGCTAGAATGATTCTTGGTGCAATGTTAGGAACTGCCATACAGGTAATTTTAGACTCCGAAGAAGAAAACTTACCTCAAGCATTAAATGCGGTAGAAATAATATTTGAATAA